One genomic region from Anabaena sp. PCC 7108 encodes:
- the ndhK gene encoding photosynthetic/respiratory NAD(P)H-quinone oxidoreductase subunit K, protein MVLNSNITTQDKERIINPVDRPTVTQELSENVILTTVDDLYNWARLSSLWPLLFGTACCFIEFAALIGSRFDFDRFGLIPRSSPRQADLIITAGTITMKMAPQLVRLYEQMPEPKYVIAMGACTITGGMFSVDSPSAVRGVDKLIPVDVYLPGCPPRPEAIIDAIIKLRKKIANDSMQERGQIKQTHRYYSTTHNLKPVPMILTGKYMQSDTRFTPPKELTEAMGMPIPPALLTAKTKEEEKRG, encoded by the coding sequence ATGGTCTTGAATTCTAATATAACCACCCAGGATAAAGAGCGTATCATCAACCCTGTTGATCGCCCTACTGTCACTCAAGAACTCTCAGAAAACGTCATCTTAACCACCGTTGATGACCTCTACAACTGGGCGCGGCTTTCTAGTTTGTGGCCTTTGCTATTTGGTACAGCTTGCTGCTTCATTGAATTTGCCGCTTTAATCGGCTCTCGATTCGACTTTGACCGTTTTGGACTAATTCCCCGTTCTAGCCCCCGTCAAGCTGATTTAATTATCACTGCGGGAACAATTACCATGAAGATGGCTCCTCAATTGGTGCGTCTTTATGAACAAATGCCCGAACCCAAGTATGTAATTGCTATGGGTGCTTGTACAATTACTGGGGGAATGTTCAGTGTTGACTCTCCTAGTGCAGTGCGCGGAGTTGATAAGCTGATTCCGGTCGATGTATATTTACCCGGTTGTCCTCCCCGTCCTGAAGCGATTATTGACGCAATTATTAAGTTGCGGAAGAAAATTGCCAATGATTCCATGCAAGAACGGGGTCAAATTAAACAAACTCACCGCTATTACAGTACGACTCATAACTTGAAACCAGTACCAATGATTTTAACTGGTAAGTATATGCAGTCAGATACCCGCTTTACTCCACCGAAGGAATTAACGGAAGCTATGGGTATGCCCATACCACCAGCGCTACTGACAGCAAAGACAAAGGAGGAAGAAAAGCGTGGCTGA
- a CDS encoding methylated-DNA--[protein]-cysteine S-methyltransferase, with protein MNSSIETTNSYNREAYKCIAKAIAKRSVGIAFMQKNHLHQPDLQTVAQHVQLSEYHFQRLFTKWAGISPKRFWQYLTVEYAKSKITETKSLLSLTMDVGLSSPGRLHDLFVKLEAMSPGEFKSGGAGLKIWYGIHETPFGDCLIATTARGICNLHFLNAKDEEIAENNLRTEWKNAEIIHDQQVTRETITRIFQPVADNSPPLVLDVKGTNFQIQVWRSLLRVPWGGITTYKGLAASMGRPTAARAVGNAIGSNPVAYLIPCHRVIRESGEMGGYRWGLERKTVLLGWEASRNQLS; from the coding sequence ATGAATTCCTCGATAGAAACTACTAATAGTTACAATAGAGAAGCCTATAAATGCATTGCTAAAGCGATAGCGAAGCGCTCCGTAGGAATCGCATTTATGCAGAAAAATCATCTACACCAGCCTGACTTGCAAACCGTAGCTCAACACGTACAACTGAGTGAATATCACTTTCAGCGCTTATTTACGAAATGGGCAGGAATCAGTCCCAAACGTTTCTGGCAATATCTCACGGTTGAATATGCAAAATCAAAAATCACTGAGACTAAGAGCCTTTTATCTCTGACTATGGATGTCGGGTTATCGAGTCCAGGACGTTTACACGACTTGTTTGTGAAGCTAGAAGCCATGTCACCCGGTGAATTTAAGTCTGGGGGTGCTGGGTTGAAGATTTGGTATGGTATTCATGAAACCCCTTTTGGTGATTGTCTCATTGCCACAACAGCACGTGGCATCTGCAATCTTCATTTCCTGAATGCAAAAGATGAAGAAATTGCTGAAAATAACCTGCGTACAGAATGGAAAAATGCAGAAATCATTCATGATCAGCAAGTGACAAGAGAAACTATCACTCGCATCTTCCAACCAGTTGCAGACAATAGTCCTCCCTTAGTCCTTGACGTTAAAGGGACTAACTTCCAGATTCAAGTTTGGCGATCGCTGCTGAGAGTTCCCTGGGGAGGAATTACCACCTATAAGGGTTTAGCAGCATCAATGGGTCGTCCAACCGCTGCTAGAGCCGTAGGTAACGCAATTGGAAGTAATCCAGTTGCCTACTTAATTCCCTGTCATCGCGTGATTCGAGAATCGGGTGAGATGGGTGGTTATAGGTGGGGATTAGAACGTAAGACGGTTCTCCTGGGATGGGAAGCTAGTCGAAATCAGCTAAGTTAA
- the ndhC gene encoding photosynthetic/respiratory NAD(P)H-quinone oxidoreductase subunit C produces the protein MFVLSGYEYLLGFFLLCSLVPALALSASKLLRPSSFSPERRTTYESGMEPIGGAWIQFNIRYYMFALVFVVFDVETVFLYPWAVAFHRLGLLAFIEALVFIAILVIALVYAWRKGALEWS, from the coding sequence GTGTTTGTCCTCAGCGGTTACGAATACCTTCTAGGCTTCTTCCTTCTCTGTAGCCTAGTACCAGCCCTGGCGCTCTCAGCGTCCAAGCTCCTCAGACCTAGTAGCTTCAGCCCAGAACGGCGCACCACTTATGAATCCGGCATGGAACCCATTGGCGGAGCCTGGATTCAATTCAACATTCGCTACTATATGTTCGCACTGGTTTTTGTCGTTTTTGACGTAGAAACTGTATTTTTGTACCCTTGGGCGGTTGCTTTCCACCGTTTGGGTTTATTGGCGTTTATTGAAGCGCTAGTTTTTATTGCGATTCTCGTAATCGCCTTAGTTTACGCATGGCGTAAAGGAGCTTTGGAATGGTCTTGA